GTGGAGACCGATGGCAGCAAAGTGACCCTCACTTGCCGTCGAAGCAGCTTCCACCTCGCAACCATGCCCGAGGCTGAGTACCCGGCACTCCCGGCCCTGCCCACCATCAGCGGCACGTTGCCCGGCGATGCTTTCGCCCAAGCTGTTTCCCAGGTGATCATTGCAGCCAGCAAGGACGACACCCTCCCCATCCTGACCGGTGTGCGCATGGAGATCGAGGATGACCTCATCACCCTCCTTGCCACCGACCGTTACCGCCTCGCCATGCGCGAAGTCCCTTGGAAGCCGGTTACTCCCGGGATTTCCACCAGCGCCCTGGTCAAGTCCAAGACCTTGAACGAGGTAGCCAAGACCCTCGGCGGCAGTGGCGACATCAACCTGGCCCTTGCAGACGACGACAGCCGGCTCATCGGCTTCGAAAGCGGCGGACGCACCACCACCTCACTCCTGGTGGATGGCGACTACCCCAAGATCCGTTCACTGTTCCCGGACTCCACACCCATCCACGCCACGGTGCAGACCCAGGAACTGGTGGAGGCCGTTCGCCGTGTTTCCCTCGTGGCCGAGCGAAACACTCCGGTCCGCCTCGCGTTCACCCAAGGACTGCTGAATCTCGACGCCGGTACCGGCGAGGATGCCCAGGCTTCGGAAGAGCTCGAAGCCCAGCTTTCCGGGGAAGACATCACGGTGGCCTTCAACCCGCACTACCTCGTTGAAGGTCTGAGCGTCATCGAGACCAAGTACGTTCGCTTCTCCTTCACCACCGCCCCCAAGCCGGCCATGATCACGGCCCAGGCTGAGGCGGATGGCGACGACCAGGACGACTACCGCTACCTCGTGATGCCGGTCCGCCTGCCCAACTAACCGGAACGTACCCGCCACCTTCGCAGAAAAGAGTTCGCACTGTGCACATCGGTCTGATCGGCCTCGGAAAAATGGGTTTCAACATGCGCCAGCGCATGCGGAACGGCGGCATCGAGGTCACTGGCTTCGACCGCAATCCGGACGTCACTGATGTTGCTTCCGTAGATGAACTCATCGCGGCTCTTCCCAGCCCGCGGCTGGTGTGGGTCATGGTGCCGTCAGGCGCGATCACCGATGCAGTCGTAACTGAACTCGGTGAGAAGCTCAGCCCAGGTGATTTGGTCATCGACGGCGGCAACTCACGATTCACCGAAGACCAGAAGCATGCTGCGGCACTTGCCGAAAAGGGCATCCGTTTTGCCGATTGTGGTGTTTCCGGAGGTGTCTGGGGTCTCGAGAACGGTTACGGCCTGATGGCAGGCGGCGCCGATGAAGACATCGAACTCGCCATGCCGGTATTCGACGCCCTGCGCCCTGAAGGCGAACGCGCCGACAGCTTTGTCCACGTTGGCGGTGTTGGCGCCGGCCACTACGCGAAAATGGTCCACAACGGCATCGAATATGGTCTGATGCAGGCCTACGCCGAAGGCTACGAACTGCTGGCAGCCAAGGACATCGTGAAGGACCTTCCGGGGACTTTCCGGGCTTGGCAAAAGGGAACGGTGGTCCGCTCCTGGCTCCTGGACCTCATGGTGAAAGCGCTGGACGAGGATCCAGGACTGGCCTCGATTGACGATTACGTCGAGGATTCCGGCGAGGGCCGCTGGACCGTGGAGGAAGCGATCGCCAACGCAGTGCCGGCACCAGCCATCACGGCTGCGCTTTTCGCAAGGTTCGCTTCCCGCGAGGACAATTCACCGGCCATGAAGATGGTTTCTGCCCTGCGCCACCAGTTCGGCGGACACGCCACCCGTCCGGCCAACTAGGCCGCAGGAGTCCTGCAAACGGCGTGTACCTCGAACATCTTTCGCTGACGGATTTCCGCAGCTACGCACAGGTTGACCTGAAACTCGGCCCGGGCGTGACTGTCCTGGTAGGTTCCAATGGAATCGGCAAGACCAACCTCATGGAAGCCATTGGATATTTGGCGACGTTGAGCTCCCACCGCGTCAGCACGGACGCGCCTTTGCTCCGTTTCGGTGCGGAACGCGCCATGATCCGCGCCAAGCTGGTCCGCGGGGAACAAGCCACGGTTATCGAACTGGAAATCAATGCCGGGCGGGCCAACAGGGGCCGTATCAACCGCGGAAATCCGGTGCG
Above is a genomic segment from Arthrobacter sp. YN containing:
- the dnaN gene encoding DNA polymerase III subunit beta, which produces MKFRVDRDVLAEAVTWTARSLSPRPPVPVLSGLLLKAEAGTVSLSSFDYETSARLEIPADIAVEGTILVSGRLLADICRSLPSAPVEVETDGSKVTLTCRRSSFHLATMPEAEYPALPALPTISGTLPGDAFAQAVSQVIIAASKDDTLPILTGVRMEIEDDLITLLATDRYRLAMREVPWKPVTPGISTSALVKSKTLNEVAKTLGGSGDINLALADDDSRLIGFESGGRTTTSLLVDGDYPKIRSLFPDSTPIHATVQTQELVEAVRRVSLVAERNTPVRLAFTQGLLNLDAGTGEDAQASEELEAQLSGEDITVAFNPHYLVEGLSVIETKYVRFSFTTAPKPAMITAQAEADGDDQDDYRYLVMPVRLPN
- the gnd gene encoding phosphogluconate dehydrogenase (NAD(+)-dependent, decarboxylating) yields the protein MHIGLIGLGKMGFNMRQRMRNGGIEVTGFDRNPDVTDVASVDELIAALPSPRLVWVMVPSGAITDAVVTELGEKLSPGDLVIDGGNSRFTEDQKHAAALAEKGIRFADCGVSGGVWGLENGYGLMAGGADEDIELAMPVFDALRPEGERADSFVHVGGVGAGHYAKMVHNGIEYGLMQAYAEGYELLAAKDIVKDLPGTFRAWQKGTVVRSWLLDLMVKALDEDPGLASIDDYVEDSGEGRWTVEEAIANAVPAPAITAALFARFASREDNSPAMKMVSALRHQFGGHATRPAN